A region of Granulibacter bethesdensis DNA encodes the following proteins:
- a CDS encoding septal ring lytic transglycosylase RlpA family protein produces MRHLRKRGFHALLSSALVFGTTSQAFATTHGPAHHVSKRHISHHVSAHHSVYAAETVTADDLNSGELSKFNAASGFSASGSIQPSTAQTHHAISLQGTIAGKDVQPKPIETGVASWYGKKFRGRVSADGTIFDEHGLTAAHRWLPLGSKVRVTLADSGRYVDVTITDRPGTRKRVIDLSRGAAAELGIISQGTAKVTLSQL; encoded by the coding sequence ATGCGCCACCTACGTAAACGAGGCTTCCATGCCTTGTTAAGTTCAGCTTTGGTCTTTGGGACTACCAGTCAGGCTTTCGCGACAACCCATGGGCCGGCCCATCACGTTTCAAAGCGGCATATTTCCCATCATGTCAGCGCGCATCATTCGGTTTATGCTGCCGAAACCGTGACTGCCGATGACCTTAACAGTGGTGAGCTGAGCAAGTTCAACGCAGCCAGCGGTTTTTCTGCTTCCGGCAGCATTCAGCCTTCCACGGCCCAGACCCATCATGCCATTTCTCTGCAAGGCACCATCGCCGGGAAGGATGTGCAACCCAAACCGATTGAGACCGGAGTTGCCTCCTGGTACGGCAAGAAGTTCCGGGGCCGCGTTTCCGCCGATGGGACCATTTTTGACGAACATGGTCTGACCGCCGCGCATCGCTGGCTGCCGCTTGGCTCCAAGGTCCGTGTCACCCTGGCCGATAGCGGTCGCTACGTCGATGTCACTATTACTGATCGCCCTGGCACACGCAAACGTGTCATCGACCTTTCCAGGGGTGCCGCCGCAGAACTGGGCATTATCAGCCAGGGCACGGCCAAAGTTACTTTAAGCCAGCTCTAA
- a CDS encoding bile acid:sodium symporter family protein: MSLAPLNASPGLQIFPVLAILVSVLAWFWPEPFAIALPWISPLLALVMLAMGITLTLDDFRRLATRPAPVLAGLGLHYLIMPLAALGIARLLHLPPDLTAGMILTGSVASGTASTVMVYLSGGEVALSVTISACSTIVGVAMTPLLTWLYTSSTIPIDYGAMLLSIVEIVLLPVGLGLLLRHTVPTMITRVEPGLPILCMAAVIIIIGAIVSAVPDNTLTEAAPMILAVAMHNTTGLLGGYFGGRLLGFNEAVCRTLALEVGMQNSGLAATLARLYISSSAAIPAVFFSIWHNLSGSLLAGYWSRHPASLSTRQKHAAQHTSFSER; the protein is encoded by the coding sequence ATGAGCCTCGCCCCACTGAATGCCTCACCGGGATTACAGATTTTCCCCGTGCTTGCGATCCTTGTTTCTGTCCTCGCCTGGTTCTGGCCGGAGCCTTTTGCCATAGCCCTGCCCTGGATCAGCCCGTTGCTCGCGCTGGTCATGCTGGCCATGGGGATTACGCTCACCCTTGATGATTTCCGCAGGCTTGCCACCCGCCCCGCCCCGGTTCTGGCAGGGCTTGGGCTGCATTATCTGATCATGCCGTTGGCCGCACTGGGGATTGCCCGGCTGCTGCACCTGCCACCTGATCTGACAGCAGGCATGATCCTGACCGGCAGTGTCGCCAGCGGAACCGCCTCTACGGTCATGGTCTATCTGTCAGGCGGAGAAGTCGCTCTCTCCGTCACGATCAGCGCCTGCTCAACCATTGTCGGGGTTGCCATGACGCCGCTGCTGACCTGGCTTTATACCTCCTCGACGATTCCGATTGATTATGGAGCGATGTTGCTCAGCATCGTGGAGATCGTGCTGTTGCCGGTCGGGCTCGGGCTGCTGCTGCGGCACACTGTGCCCACCATGATCACACGGGTGGAGCCGGGCCTGCCGATCCTGTGTATGGCAGCCGTGATCATCATTATCGGTGCAATCGTCTCCGCAGTGCCCGACAATACCCTGACCGAGGCCGCACCGATGATTCTGGCTGTCGCCATGCATAATACCACCGGGTTGCTCGGCGGCTATTTCGGAGGCCGCCTGCTCGGTTTCAATGAAGCCGTCTGCCGGACGCTGGCTCTGGAGGTCGGCATGCAGAATTCCGGCCTCGCAGCGACTCTGGCGCGGCTTTACATTTCCTCCAGCGCCGCCATTCCGGCTGTTTTTTTCTCAATCTGGCACAACCTGTCCGGTTCCCTGCTGGCTGGATACTGGTCCCGGCATCCTGCCTCACTCTCAACCCGGCAGAAGCATGCAGCGCAGCACACGTCGTTTTCTGAAAGATGA
- a CDS encoding ethanolamine ammonia-lyase subunit EutB, whose amino-acid sequence MASHTATAGGERHHFDDLKSVLAAASPRRSGDELAGLAAASDAQRVAARFVLADLPLRSFLNEAVVPYESDEITRLIIDTHDAAAFAPIAHLTVGGFREWLLSHEADAAALAAVAPGITPEMAAAVCKLMRNQDLIAVARKCRVIAGFRNTLGLEGRLATRLQPNHPTDDLRGIAAATLDGLLYGTGDAVIGINPASDNVPNCIALLEMLDELRQRYSIPTQSCVLTHVTNALEIMKRGAPVDLVFQSIAGTEAANRGFGIDLAILRESHDAALSLKRGTVGQNVMYFETGQGAALSADAHHGLDQQTVETRAYAVARAFNPLLVNTVVGFIGPEYLYDGKQIIRAGLEDHFCGKLLGLPMGCDVCYTNHAEADQDDMDTLMTLLTVAGVTFLIAVPGADDVMLNYQSLSFHDALYLRSVLGVKAAPEFETWLEQMDLKDRSGRIRALPPQDDRVLRLIAEATSHG is encoded by the coding sequence GTGGCAAGCCATACAGCGACCGCAGGCGGGGAGCGGCATCATTTCGATGATCTGAAATCCGTTCTCGCCGCTGCCTCCCCCCGCCGCTCGGGCGATGAACTGGCCGGATTGGCTGCTGCAAGTGATGCGCAGCGTGTGGCGGCGCGGTTTGTTCTGGCTGATCTGCCGCTGCGCAGTTTTCTGAACGAAGCCGTCGTGCCGTATGAGAGTGATGAAATCACCCGCCTGATCATCGACACGCATGATGCAGCCGCCTTTGCTCCAATTGCGCATCTGACTGTAGGCGGATTTCGTGAATGGCTGCTTTCCCATGAAGCCGATGCCGCTGCCCTGGCCGCCGTCGCGCCCGGCATCACACCGGAAATGGCCGCCGCCGTCTGTAAACTGATGCGCAATCAGGATCTGATCGCCGTCGCACGTAAATGCCGCGTCATCGCCGGATTCCGCAATACATTGGGGCTGGAGGGGCGGCTGGCGACAAGACTGCAACCCAATCATCCCACCGACGATCTGCGCGGTATCGCCGCTGCCACATTGGACGGACTGCTCTATGGCACTGGCGATGCTGTGATCGGCATCAACCCTGCCAGCGACAATGTACCGAACTGCATCGCCCTGCTGGAAATGCTGGACGAACTGCGCCAACGCTACAGCATCCCCACACAAAGCTGCGTGCTGACGCACGTTACCAACGCACTGGAAATCATGAAACGCGGTGCGCCGGTCGATCTGGTGTTCCAGTCCATCGCCGGGACCGAAGCCGCCAATCGCGGCTTCGGAATAGACCTTGCCATCCTGCGGGAATCCCATGATGCCGCCCTGTCCCTGAAACGCGGCACGGTCGGTCAGAACGTGATGTATTTCGAAACCGGACAGGGGGCTGCGCTCTCTGCCGACGCGCATCACGGGCTGGATCAGCAGACGGTGGAAACCCGGGCCTATGCCGTGGCCCGCGCCTTCAACCCGTTGCTGGTCAACACCGTGGTCGGCTTTATCGGCCCCGAATATCTGTATGACGGCAAGCAGATCATTCGCGCCGGTCTGGAGGATCATTTCTGCGGCAAGCTGCTCGGTCTGCCGATGGGATGCGACGTTTGCTACACCAACCATGCCGAAGCTGATCAGGATGATATGGATACGCTGATGACCCTGCTGACCGTGGCGGGTGTCACCTTCCTGATCGCCGTGCCGGGCGCAGATGATGTGATGCTGAACTATCAGAGCCTCTCCTTTCATGACGCGCTGTATCTGCGCTCCGTGCTGGGCGTGAAAGCCGCACCGGAATTCGAGACATGGCTGGAACAGATGGATCTGAAAGACCGGAGCGGACGCATTCGCGCCCTGCCCCCGCAGGATGATCGCGTGCTGCGCCTGATCGCGGAGGCCACCTCCCATGGTTGA
- the eutC gene encoding ethanolamine ammonia-lyase subunit EutC, giving the protein MVEKSAGNPPDHTASPIIDPWARLRAATSARIGLGRAGDAMRTQDVLDFQLAHARARDAVHTPLDTTALQAALAPRETILVQADVDSRSTYLRRPDLGRRLSPHCTDMLQKGDWDVVFVIADGLSSTAVQVHAAPFLHQVIGLLPGWRIAPIVIATQARVALGDDIGERLGAKLCALLVGERPGLTAADSLGVYLTYDPKRGRRDSERNCISNIHGGGLSYTTAADKLTWLMSEARSRKLTGVALKDDPLLPGAAVPTSLCADPPG; this is encoded by the coding sequence ATGGTTGAAAAATCGGCCGGGAACCCGCCTGACCACACGGCCTCGCCCATCATCGACCCATGGGCGAGGCTGCGGGCCGCCACCAGCGCCAGAATTGGACTGGGCCGGGCCGGGGACGCCATGCGCACACAGGATGTGCTGGATTTTCAGCTCGCCCACGCGCGCGCCAGAGATGCCGTGCATACGCCGCTGGATACCACAGCCCTTCAGGCGGCGCTGGCCCCGCGCGAAACTATTCTGGTGCAGGCCGATGTAGACAGCCGCAGCACCTATCTCCGTCGCCCCGATCTCGGGCGGCGCCTTTCACCCCACTGTACGGATATGTTGCAGAAAGGGGATTGGGATGTGGTGTTCGTCATTGCCGATGGTCTTTCCTCCACCGCCGTGCAGGTGCATGCGGCCCCGTTTCTGCATCAGGTGATCGGGCTTCTGCCTGGATGGCGCATCGCCCCCATTGTGATCGCCACGCAGGCACGGGTAGCGCTGGGTGATGATATCGGCGAACGGCTCGGCGCAAAGCTCTGCGCGCTGCTGGTCGGGGAGCGACCGGGCCTGACCGCGGCCGACAGTCTCGGGGTTTATCTGACCTATGATCCCAAGCGGGGACGGCGCGATTCCGAACGCAACTGCATCTCCAACATCCATGGCGGCGGCCTGTCTTATACGACCGCCGCGGACAAGCTCACCTGGTTGATGAGCGAGGCGCGAAGCCGCAAGCTGACCGGGGTAGCGCTGAAGGATGACCCCCTTCTGCCGGGAGCAGCCGTCCCCACCAGCCTGTGCGCCGATCCGCCCGGCTGA
- the eat gene encoding ethanolamine permease, which produces MASPSSSPPPSAPTLNKSLNVFHLWGIAVGLVISGEYFGWSYGWAAAGTLGFLITTLVIATMYTAFIFSFTELTTAIPQAGGPFAYSYRAFGPTGGFIAGFATLIEFLFAPPAISLAIGAYLHVQFPTLDPKIAALGAYAVFIALNVIGVTIAATFELVITLLAIGELLVFMGVVSPGFSWSNFTHHGWAGSDYFSSATLGGIFAATPFAIWFFLAIEGVAMAAEEAKNPRRTIPVAYIAGIVTLVLLAFGVMLFAGASGDWSKLSNLNDPLPEAMRFVVGDHSGWLHMLVWLGLFGLIASFHGIIMGYARQIFALARAGFLPHFLGRVHPRFHTPYIATIAGGIVGVAAIYSDNLIVIAGQSLTTTIVTMSAFGALTMYIMSMASLFRLRRTEPDMPRSYTAPFYPVLPALALGLAILALAVMIFYNIEIFMIFAAIMLLATGLFFVLARPTVAAALR; this is translated from the coding sequence ATGGCTTCTCCCTCCTCTTCGCCTCCCCCCTCCGCCCCCACCCTCAACAAAAGCCTGAATGTTTTCCACTTATGGGGCATTGCTGTCGGGCTGGTTATTTCCGGTGAGTATTTCGGCTGGAGCTATGGTTGGGCCGCCGCCGGAACGCTGGGCTTTCTGATCACCACGCTGGTGATCGCCACCATGTATACCGCCTTCATCTTCAGTTTTACTGAACTGACCACCGCCATTCCGCAGGCAGGCGGCCCGTTTGCTTACAGCTATCGCGCTTTCGGCCCCACGGGCGGGTTCATTGCCGGTTTTGCAACCCTGATTGAATTCCTGTTCGCCCCTCCGGCCATTTCACTGGCCATCGGCGCCTATCTGCATGTGCAGTTCCCGACCCTGGATCCGAAAATAGCCGCGCTTGGTGCCTATGCGGTCTTCATCGCGCTGAACGTGATCGGCGTCACCATTGCGGCAACATTCGAGCTGGTCATTACCCTCCTCGCCATTGGCGAGCTGCTGGTATTCATGGGTGTCGTCTCACCCGGTTTCTCATGGAGCAATTTCACCCATCATGGCTGGGCAGGAAGTGATTATTTTTCCAGCGCCACGCTCGGCGGCATCTTTGCGGCAACACCCTTCGCCATCTGGTTTTTTCTGGCCATTGAAGGCGTGGCCATGGCTGCCGAGGAAGCCAAAAACCCTCGCCGTACCATTCCCGTCGCCTATATTGCCGGGATCGTGACGCTGGTCCTGCTTGCTTTCGGCGTCATGCTGTTCGCAGGTGCCAGCGGCGACTGGAGCAAGCTCAGTAATCTGAATGACCCTCTGCCGGAAGCCATGCGTTTCGTGGTCGGGGATCACAGCGGCTGGCTGCATATGCTGGTCTGGCTGGGTCTGTTCGGCCTGATCGCATCGTTCCATGGAATCATCATGGGCTATGCACGACAGATTTTTGCACTGGCCCGCGCGGGGTTCCTGCCGCATTTTCTCGGTCGGGTGCATCCCCGCTTCCACACCCCTTATATCGCCACCATCGCCGGGGGTATCGTCGGCGTGGCTGCAATCTACAGCGATAATCTGATTGTGATTGCGGGTCAGTCCCTGACCACCACCATTGTAACCATGTCAGCTTTTGGCGCCCTGACCATGTATATCATGAGCATGGCCAGCCTGTTCCGCTTGCGTCGCACGGAACCGGATATGCCACGCAGCTATACGGCACCGTTTTATCCTGTCCTGCCCGCACTGGCTTTGGGGCTGGCAATTCTGGCGCTGGCTGTCATGATTTTCTATAATATCGAGATTTTCATGATCTTTGCCGCGATCATGCTGCTCGCAACCGGGCTGTTTTTCGTCCTTGCCCGCCCGACCGTAGCGGCAGCACTCCGCTGA
- a CDS encoding sulfate ABC transporter substrate-binding protein: MKRTISLSLTAMLGLGAVSTCIPARAHAEETTTLLNVSYDPTREFYKDFNRLFEKKWHAEGHPDISVKTSHGGSGAQARSVLDGVQADVVTLALSIDIDALATHGLLAKDWANRFPHFSSPYTSTIILLVRKGNPKQIHDWSDLIKPGVQVITANPKTGGGARWNYLAAYGWALHQPGGNEQKAREFITALYKHVPVLDSGARGSTNTFIQRHVGDVLIAWENEALLAQRDLGKGEFEIVYPSESILAEPPVAVVDSVVDRHHTREAATAYLNALYTPEAQELIAKHYFRPSDPAVLARYSATFKPLKLFDIRSLGGWATVQKIHFAEGGVFDSIYTPSKQ; the protein is encoded by the coding sequence ATGAAACGCACCATAAGTCTTTCCTTGACTGCTATGCTGGGACTGGGTGCAGTCAGCACATGCATACCCGCCAGAGCCCATGCAGAGGAAACAACCACTCTTCTTAATGTATCATACGATCCGACACGAGAGTTTTATAAGGACTTCAACCGCCTGTTCGAAAAGAAATGGCACGCGGAAGGCCATCCGGATATCAGCGTCAAGACATCGCATGGCGGTTCAGGGGCACAGGCGCGCTCGGTGCTGGATGGGGTGCAGGCGGATGTCGTGACGCTGGCCCTGTCGATCGACATCGATGCTCTGGCTACCCATGGCCTTCTGGCAAAAGACTGGGCAAACCGTTTTCCGCATTTCTCATCCCCCTATACCAGCACGATCATCCTGCTGGTAAGAAAAGGAAATCCCAAACAAATCCATGACTGGTCTGATCTGATCAAACCGGGCGTTCAGGTGATCACCGCCAATCCCAAGACCGGTGGTGGGGCGCGCTGGAATTATCTGGCCGCTTATGGATGGGCCCTGCATCAGCCGGGCGGCAATGAACAGAAGGCCAGAGAGTTTATCACGGCTTTGTACAAGCATGTGCCTGTGCTTGATTCCGGCGCCCGTGGCTCAACCAATACTTTTATTCAACGCCATGTCGGCGATGTACTGATCGCTTGGGAGAACGAAGCCCTGCTGGCACAGCGTGACCTGGGAAAGGGAGAGTTCGAGATCGTCTATCCTTCGGAATCCATTCTGGCGGAGCCACCGGTTGCCGTCGTTGATTCCGTGGTTGACAGGCATCATACGCGGGAAGCCGCCACAGCGTATCTGAACGCGCTTTACACGCCTGAGGCACAGGAGCTGATCGCAAAACATTATTTCCGCCCGTCTGATCCTGCCGTTCTGGCCCGCTACAGCGCTACATTCAAACCGCTCAAGCTGTTCGATATTCGCAGCCTGGGTGGCTGGGCCACTGTTCAAAAGATACATTTTGCCGAAGGAGGTGTGTTCGATAGTATCTATACACCCTCAAAACAGTAA
- the cysT gene encoding sulfate ABC transporter permease subunit CysT, with the protein MSHPESLTIPDPVRPGLSLSRAIFRFPDHHVLPGFWLSFGVTMGWVSSLVLLPLLALFAKASSAGVEQMLHAVLAPRALAALELSFGVAALAALINLPLGLLLAWVLVRIPFPGRSLADAIVDLPFALPTAVAGITLATLYGPSGWIGAPLASLGIQIAFTRLGIVLALIFIGLPFVVRSVAPVLADFPAEQEEAATTLGASPWQSFRRVILPALLPALISGFGLAFARGIGEYGSVIFISSNIPMVSEIAPTLIVSELQEFHYASASCIGLFMLAGSALSLVLVATLQRRWAAPTSRKRRLIAGGQT; encoded by the coding sequence ATGAGTCACCCTGAAAGCCTGACCATACCGGACCCGGTCCGGCCCGGCCTGAGCCTCAGCCGCGCCATCTTCCGGTTTCCGGACCATCATGTCCTGCCCGGTTTCTGGCTGTCTTTCGGTGTGACCATGGGCTGGGTTTCTTCACTGGTGCTGTTACCTCTTCTGGCGCTGTTTGCAAAAGCATCCAGTGCCGGCGTGGAGCAGATGCTGCATGCCGTGCTGGCTCCACGCGCTCTGGCCGCGCTGGAGCTCAGCTTTGGCGTGGCAGCACTGGCCGCCCTCATCAACCTTCCGCTCGGCCTGCTGCTGGCATGGGTACTGGTGCGTATCCCTTTTCCCGGTCGCTCTCTGGCAGATGCGATTGTTGATCTGCCCTTTGCCCTGCCAACAGCCGTGGCCGGTATCACACTGGCCACGCTGTATGGCCCGTCCGGCTGGATCGGTGCGCCGCTGGCATCCCTCGGTATCCAGATTGCCTTCACCCGTCTCGGTATTGTGCTGGCGCTGATTTTCATCGGCCTGCCTTTCGTGGTGCGCAGCGTCGCTCCCGTGCTCGCTGATTTTCCCGCCGAGCAGGAGGAAGCGGCCACCACGCTCGGCGCATCACCGTGGCAGAGCTTCCGGCGGGTTATACTGCCCGCTCTGCTGCCTGCTTTGATCTCCGGCTTCGGGCTGGCTTTCGCACGCGGAATTGGCGAGTACGGATCCGTCATTTTCATTTCAAGCAATATCCCGATGGTCAGCGAAATCGCACCAACCCTGATCGTCTCCGAATTACAGGAATTCCACTACGCCTCGGCCTCCTGCATAGGATTGTTCATGCTGGCCGGTTCCGCCCTCAGCCTTGTGCTGGTTGCAACACTGCAACGGCGCTGGGCAGCCCCTACCTCCCGCAAGCGCCGCCTTATCGCCGGAGGTCAGACATGA
- a CDS encoding sulfate ABC transporter permease translates to MTGKKYLRGGNLLCLLAGLLIVIGFLLLPLIAVFAEALRAGVYVALSSLSDPDALSAIRLTLLVTAIAVPVNTLCGIAAAWVLSKFSFPGQKLLSILIDLPLSISPVVAGLVWILLFGTRGWWGEALQQHGIHIAFATPGIVLATLFVTFPYVARTILPLMQSQGTEQEEAAVMLGAGFGTMLRRIVVPDIGWALLSGVLLCTARAMGEFGAVSVISGHIPGVSETMPVHIQTLYDGYQSTAAFAMAAVLALSSIAFLALRRLISVVNR, encoded by the coding sequence ATGACCGGGAAAAAATATCTCCGCGGTGGCAATCTTCTCTGCCTGCTTGCAGGATTACTGATCGTGATCGGCTTCCTGCTGCTGCCGCTGATTGCGGTGTTTGCCGAAGCATTGCGCGCGGGGGTGTATGTTGCTCTCAGTTCCCTGAGCGATCCGGATGCGCTCTCGGCCATCAGACTGACCTTGCTGGTGACGGCCATTGCTGTGCCGGTCAATACGCTGTGCGGGATCGCCGCCGCCTGGGTGCTGAGCAAATTCTCCTTCCCCGGCCAGAAGCTGCTCTCCATCCTGATCGACCTGCCGCTCAGTATCTCCCCGGTCGTGGCGGGTCTGGTGTGGATCCTGCTGTTCGGCACCCGAGGCTGGTGGGGGGAGGCCCTTCAACAGCATGGGATCCACATTGCCTTCGCCACACCGGGTATCGTGCTGGCCACGCTGTTCGTCACCTTCCCCTATGTCGCCCGCACCATTCTGCCGCTGATGCAGTCACAGGGCACAGAACAGGAGGAAGCTGCCGTCATGCTGGGGGCCGGGTTCGGCACTATGCTGCGCCGTATCGTGGTGCCGGATATTGGCTGGGCGCTGCTGTCAGGCGTGCTGCTGTGCACCGCCCGGGCGATGGGGGAGTTCGGAGCGGTCTCTGTGATTTCCGGCCATATTCCAGGCGTCTCTGAAACCATGCCCGTGCATATCCAGACCCTGTATGATGGCTACCAAAGTACGGCCGCTTTCGCCATGGCAGCCGTGCTGGCCCTGTCCTCGATTGCTTTTCTGGCCTTGCGCCGTCTGATCTCGGTGGTCAACCGATGA
- a CDS encoding sulfate/molybdate ABC transporter ATP-binding protein codes for MSIELRHISLGFEGEAGVRDISLPIESGEFLALVGPSGAGKTTLLRLIAGLLQPQTGQILINGRDVTHAPAKERNIGFVFQNYALFRHMSVADNIAFGLTVLPRSRRPSRAAIGRRVEELLHLVQVPELAGRMPDQLSGGQKQRIALARALATEPQTLLLDEPFGALDPLVRKDIRTWLRGLHRQLGLTSIFVTHDQGEAMEMADRVAVLRAGQLQQVGSPQQLEAHPDTAFVHRFLGETVTFIAESRDSHLSLPELPDHQPLATALPDGKALLSVRPYHIRLTEGHLARVEDIALAGPFTRVVLSLQGRMVDVLLPPGAEVPERGSVHGLDVSLGHHFPDNHPADMPHIRTGATNLLHNFAEAA; via the coding sequence ATGAGCATCGAACTGCGCCATATCAGCCTTGGTTTCGAGGGAGAGGCAGGGGTCCGGGACATATCCCTGCCCATTGAAAGCGGCGAATTCCTGGCTCTGGTGGGCCCCTCCGGCGCGGGCAAGACGACATTGCTGCGTCTGATCGCCGGGTTGTTGCAACCGCAGACCGGGCAGATCCTGATCAACGGGCGGGATGTGACGCATGCCCCCGCCAAGGAACGTAATATCGGCTTCGTCTTTCAGAACTACGCGTTGTTCCGCCATATGAGCGTCGCCGACAATATCGCCTTCGGCCTGACTGTTCTGCCACGCTCACGCCGCCCGTCGCGTGCCGCGATTGGCCGCCGGGTAGAGGAACTGCTTCATCTGGTGCAGGTGCCGGAACTGGCTGGTCGCATGCCGGATCAGCTCTCCGGCGGGCAAAAACAACGCATCGCTCTTGCGCGCGCCCTGGCGACCGAGCCGCAAACCCTGTTGCTGGATGAGCCTTTCGGCGCGCTGGACCCGCTGGTGCGCAAGGATATCCGCACATGGCTGCGGGGGCTGCATCGTCAACTCGGGCTGACCAGCATCTTTGTCACACATGATCAGGGGGAGGCCATGGAAATGGCCGATCGGGTCGCCGTCCTGCGGGCCGGACAGTTGCAGCAGGTCGGCAGTCCCCAGCAGCTGGAAGCGCATCCCGACACCGCCTTCGTGCACCGTTTTCTGGGCGAGACAGTGACTTTCATCGCGGAAAGCCGCGACAGCCATCTGTCACTGCCCGAGCTGCCCGATCACCAGCCTCTTGCAACCGCCCTTCCGGATGGCAAGGCTTTGCTCTCCGTACGTCCCTATCATATCCGCTTGACCGAGGGTCATCTGGCCCGCGTCGAGGATATTGCGCTGGCCGGACCATTCACACGGGTTGTGCTGTCCCTTCAAGGGCGCATGGTCGATGTGCTGCTGCCGCCAGGGGCAGAGGTTCCGGAACGGGGCAGCGTACACGGGCTGGATGTCAGCCTGGGCCATCATTTTCCTGACAACCACCCCGCAGACATGCCGCATATCAGGACCGGGGCAACCAATTTATTACATAATTTTGCTGAAGCCGCCTGA
- a CDS encoding response regulator transcription factor, with protein sequence MVDQTTPNAMTAENAGAPYILVVEDDPGMRVLIMRVLRENGFRTSAVRDGREMWPSIEQLMPDLILMDVMLPGGSGFDLCKALRQSSQVPIIMVSARGEEMDRVLGLELGADDYIAKPFGKQELLARVRAVLRRGPVNEPTAKGKSETICFAGWQIDMKRRELTDPSGAVVDLSGAEYDLLLSFLENAQRVIGRDRLLELSRTRLGDVSDRSIDVLVSRLRRKIGNRVGERPLIRTIRGVGYMFAADVERE encoded by the coding sequence ATGGTTGATCAGACTACACCGAATGCCATGACGGCAGAGAATGCCGGAGCCCCCTATATTCTCGTGGTCGAGGATGATCCCGGCATGCGTGTGCTGATCATGCGCGTGCTGCGTGAAAACGGTTTCCGGACCAGTGCCGTAAGGGATGGACGGGAGATGTGGCCCTCCATCGAACAGCTGATGCCGGATCTGATTCTGATGGATGTCATGCTGCCGGGTGGCAGCGGTTTCGACCTCTGCAAGGCACTGCGTCAGTCCAGTCAGGTACCGATCATCATGGTCAGTGCACGGGGCGAGGAAATGGACCGCGTGCTGGGACTGGAACTCGGCGCGGATGATTATATTGCCAAACCGTTCGGTAAACAGGAGCTTCTCGCCCGCGTTCGTGCCGTCCTGCGACGCGGTCCGGTGAACGAACCAACCGCAAAAGGCAAGAGCGAGACAATATGCTTCGCGGGCTGGCAGATCGACATGAAGCGCCGCGAACTGACCGATCCCAGCGGAGCCGTCGTCGATCTGTCCGGTGCGGAATATGATCTGCTGTTGAGTTTTCTGGAAAACGCCCAACGGGTGATCGGGCGCGACCGTCTGCTGGAACTGTCACGCACCCGGCTTGGCGATGTTTCCGACCGCAGTATTGACGTACTGGTCAGCCGCCTGCGCCGCAAGATCGGCAATCGCGTAGGGGAACGCCCGTTGATCCGCACCATTCGCGGGGTCGGCTATATGTTCGCCGCCGATGTTGAACGGGAATGA